In one window of Athene noctua chromosome 17, bAthNoc1.hap1.1, whole genome shotgun sequence DNA:
- the CAMKK2 gene encoding calcium/calmodulin-dependent protein kinase kinase 2 isoform X2, protein MPSCIPGSSPAPRPLCRDGGCGHRAPGAARDPPALSPRRPGMASLIVVTEYDATGSASEEEEMNAPGDEGFGDGREPRAKLHLSGRKLSLQERSQPARSPGNGDGANERFIYPSLPYSPVTSPHSSPRLPRRPTVESNRVSITGLQDCVQLNQYKLKDEIGKGSYGVVKLAYNEDDNTYYAMKVLSKKKLMRQAGFPRRPPPRGAKAASEGCLQPKGPIEQVYQEIAILKKLDHPNVVKLVEVLDDPSEDHLYMVFELVKQGPVMEIPTLKPLSEDQARFYFQDLIKGIEYLHYQKIIHRDIKPSNLLVGEDGHVKIADFGVSNEFKGADALLTNTVGTPAFMAPETLSETRKIFSGKALDVWAMGITLYCFVFGQCPFMDERILSLHNKIKTQTLEFPDQPEVTDFLKDLITRMLDKNPESRISVPEIKLHPWVTKNGAELLPTEDENCTLVEVTEEEVENSVKHIPSLATVILVKTMIRKRSFGNPFEGSRREERSLSAPGNLLPRKQGSEDNLKCNDLPNVGEEELLS, encoded by the exons ATGCCATCATGCATCCCCGGCAGCTCGCCTGCCCCGCGGCCCCTCTGCCGTGATGGAGGCTGCGGCCACCGAGCACCCGGGGCAGCACGGGACCCCCCGGCGCtgagcccccgccgccccggcatGGCCTCGCTCATCGTGGTCACCGAGTACGACGCCACGGGGAGCGCgagcgaggaggaggagatgaacGCGCCCGGCGACGAGGGGTTTGGGGACGGCCGGGAGCCAAGGGCGAAGCTGCACCTCTCCGGCCGAAAGCTCTCCCTGCAGGAGCGCTCGCAGCCTGCCCGCTCGCCTGGGAACGGCGACGGCGCCAACGAACGCTTCATCTACCCGTCCCTCCCTTACTCCCCGGTGACGTCCCCGCACTCCTCCCCGCGGCTGCCGCGGCGGCCGACGGTGGAGTCAAACCGCGTGTCCATCACGGGACTCCAG GACTGCGTGCAGCTCAACCAGTACAAGCTGAAGGATGAGATTGGGAAG GGCTCCTACGGGGTGGTGAAGCTGGCCTACAATGAGGACGATAACACCTACTAT GCAATGAAGGTTCTCTCCAAAAAGAAACTGATGAGACAGGCAGGCTTCCCCC gccgcccgccgccccgcggggccaAAGCTGCCTCCGAGGGCTGCCTGCAGCCCAAAGGGCCCATCGAACAGGTCTACCAGGAGATCGCCATCCTGAAAAAGCTGGACCACCCCAACGTGGTGAAGCTGGTGGAG GTCCTGGATGACCCCAGTGAGGACCACCTCTACATGG TGTTTGAACTGGTGAAGCAAGG CCCCGTGATGGAAATCCCAACCCTGAAACCTCTCAGTGAGGACCAGGCTCGGTTCTACTTCCAGGATCTGATCAAGGGCATCGAATACT TGCACTATCAAAAGATAATCCACCGGGATATTAAACCTTCCAACCTCCTCGTGGGGGAAGACGGGCACGTCAAGATTGCTGACTTCGGAGTGAGCAACGAGTTCAAGGGAGCTGATGCCCTTTTAACCAACACAGTGGGCACCCCTGCCTTTATGGCCCCAGAGACGCTCTCGGAAACCAGGAAAATCTTCTCTGGAAAG GCTCTGGATGTCTGGGCCATGGGGATCACACTGTACTGCTTTGTGTTTGGGCAG TGTCCTTTTATGGATGAAAGGATCCTGAGTTTACACAATAAAATCAAGACCCAGACACTGGAGTTCCCAGACCA GCCAGAAGTTACAGACTTCTTGAAGGATTTGATTACACGGATGTTGGATAAAAATCCTGAATCTAGGATTTCGGTTCCAGAAATCAAG TTGCACCCTTGGGTCACCAAGaatggagcagagctgctgcccacgGAGGATGAGAACTGCACCCTCGTCGAGGTGacggaggaggaggtggagaattCGGTCAAGCACATCCCCAGCCTGGCCACTGTG ATCTTGGTTAAAACGATGATCCGGAAGCGATCCTTTGGGAACCCGTTcgaggggagcaggagggaggagcGGTCACTGTCTGCCCCTGGGAACCTGCTGCC cagaaaacaaggcAGTGAAGATAATTTGAAATGCAACGACTTGCCCAATGTGGGAGAGGAGGAGCTTCTTTCGTGA
- the CAMKK2 gene encoding calcium/calmodulin-dependent protein kinase kinase 2 isoform X1 yields the protein MPSCIPGSSPAPRPLCRDGGCGHRAPGAARDPPALSPRRPGMASLIVVTEYDATGSASEEEEMNAPGDEGFGDGREPRAKLHLSGRKLSLQERSQPARSPGNGDGANERFIYPSLPYSPVTSPHSSPRLPRRPTVESNRVSITGLQDCVQLNQYKLKDEIGKGSYGVVKLAYNEDDNTYYAMKVLSKKKLMRQAGFPRRPPPRGAKAASEGCLQPKGPIEQVYQEIAILKKLDHPNVVKLVEVLDDPSEDHLYMVFELVKQGPVMEIPTLKPLSEDQARFYFQDLIKGIEYLHYQKIIHRDIKPSNLLVGEDGHVKIADFGVSNEFKGADALLTNTVGTPAFMAPETLSETRKIFSGKALDVWAMGITLYCFVFGQCPFMDERILSLHNKIKTQTLEFPDQPEVTDFLKDLITRMLDKNPESRISVPEIKESTVQQPFAGDFWSSAPAGAWKGREAEKMETKLHPWVTKNGAELLPTEDENCTLVEVTEEEVENSVKHIPSLATVILVKTMIRKRSFGNPFEGSRREERSLSAPGNLLPKQGSEDNLKCNDLPNVGEEELLS from the exons ATGCCATCATGCATCCCCGGCAGCTCGCCTGCCCCGCGGCCCCTCTGCCGTGATGGAGGCTGCGGCCACCGAGCACCCGGGGCAGCACGGGACCCCCCGGCGCtgagcccccgccgccccggcatGGCCTCGCTCATCGTGGTCACCGAGTACGACGCCACGGGGAGCGCgagcgaggaggaggagatgaacGCGCCCGGCGACGAGGGGTTTGGGGACGGCCGGGAGCCAAGGGCGAAGCTGCACCTCTCCGGCCGAAAGCTCTCCCTGCAGGAGCGCTCGCAGCCTGCCCGCTCGCCTGGGAACGGCGACGGCGCCAACGAACGCTTCATCTACCCGTCCCTCCCTTACTCCCCGGTGACGTCCCCGCACTCCTCCCCGCGGCTGCCGCGGCGGCCGACGGTGGAGTCAAACCGCGTGTCCATCACGGGACTCCAG GACTGCGTGCAGCTCAACCAGTACAAGCTGAAGGATGAGATTGGGAAG GGCTCCTACGGGGTGGTGAAGCTGGCCTACAATGAGGACGATAACACCTACTAT GCAATGAAGGTTCTCTCCAAAAAGAAACTGATGAGACAGGCAGGCTTCCCCC gccgcccgccgccccgcggggccaAAGCTGCCTCCGAGGGCTGCCTGCAGCCCAAAGGGCCCATCGAACAGGTCTACCAGGAGATCGCCATCCTGAAAAAGCTGGACCACCCCAACGTGGTGAAGCTGGTGGAG GTCCTGGATGACCCCAGTGAGGACCACCTCTACATGG TGTTTGAACTGGTGAAGCAAGG CCCCGTGATGGAAATCCCAACCCTGAAACCTCTCAGTGAGGACCAGGCTCGGTTCTACTTCCAGGATCTGATCAAGGGCATCGAATACT TGCACTATCAAAAGATAATCCACCGGGATATTAAACCTTCCAACCTCCTCGTGGGGGAAGACGGGCACGTCAAGATTGCTGACTTCGGAGTGAGCAACGAGTTCAAGGGAGCTGATGCCCTTTTAACCAACACAGTGGGCACCCCTGCCTTTATGGCCCCAGAGACGCTCTCGGAAACCAGGAAAATCTTCTCTGGAAAG GCTCTGGATGTCTGGGCCATGGGGATCACACTGTACTGCTTTGTGTTTGGGCAG TGTCCTTTTATGGATGAAAGGATCCTGAGTTTACACAATAAAATCAAGACCCAGACACTGGAGTTCCCAGACCA GCCAGAAGTTACAGACTTCTTGAAGGATTTGATTACACGGATGTTGGATAAAAATCCTGAATCTAGGATTTCGGTTCCAGAAATCAAG GAAAGTACTGTGCAACAGCCTTTCGCAGGAGATTTCTGGTCCTCTGCCCCTGCGGGAGCCTGGAAGGGGCGAGAAGCTGAGAAAATGGAGACTAAG TTGCACCCTTGGGTCACCAAGaatggagcagagctgctgcccacgGAGGATGAGAACTGCACCCTCGTCGAGGTGacggaggaggaggtggagaattCGGTCAAGCACATCCCCAGCCTGGCCACTGTG ATCTTGGTTAAAACGATGATCCGGAAGCGATCCTTTGGGAACCCGTTcgaggggagcaggagggaggagcGGTCACTGTCTGCCCCTGGGAACCTGCTGCC aaaacaaggcAGTGAAGATAATTTGAAATGCAACGACTTGCCCAATGTGGGAGAGGAGGAGCTTCTTTCGTGA
- the CAMKK2 gene encoding calcium/calmodulin-dependent protein kinase kinase 2 isoform X3: MPSCIPGSSPAPRPLCRDGGCGHRAPGAARDPPALSPRRPGMASLIVVTEYDATGSASEEEEMNAPGDEGFGDGREPRAKLHLSGRKLSLQERSQPARSPGNGDGANERFIYPSLPYSPVTSPHSSPRLPRRPTVESNRVSITGLQDCVQLNQYKLKDEIGKGSYGVVKLAYNEDDNTYYAMKVLSKKKLMRQAGFPRRPPPRGAKAASEGCLQPKGPIEQVYQEIAILKKLDHPNVVKLVEVLDDPSEDHLYMVFELVKQGPVMEIPTLKPLSEDQARFYFQDLIKGIEYLHYQKIIHRDIKPSNLLVGEDGHVKIADFGVSNEFKGADALLTNTVGTPAFMAPETLSETRKIFSGKALDVWAMGITLYCFVFGQCPFMDERILSLHNKIKTQTLEFPDQPEVTDFLKDLITRMLDKNPESRISVPEIKLHPWVTKNGAELLPTEDENCTLVEVTEEEVENSVKHIPSLATVILVKTMIRKRSFGNPFEGSRREERSLSAPGNLLPKQGSEDNLKCNDLPNVGEEELLS, translated from the exons ATGCCATCATGCATCCCCGGCAGCTCGCCTGCCCCGCGGCCCCTCTGCCGTGATGGAGGCTGCGGCCACCGAGCACCCGGGGCAGCACGGGACCCCCCGGCGCtgagcccccgccgccccggcatGGCCTCGCTCATCGTGGTCACCGAGTACGACGCCACGGGGAGCGCgagcgaggaggaggagatgaacGCGCCCGGCGACGAGGGGTTTGGGGACGGCCGGGAGCCAAGGGCGAAGCTGCACCTCTCCGGCCGAAAGCTCTCCCTGCAGGAGCGCTCGCAGCCTGCCCGCTCGCCTGGGAACGGCGACGGCGCCAACGAACGCTTCATCTACCCGTCCCTCCCTTACTCCCCGGTGACGTCCCCGCACTCCTCCCCGCGGCTGCCGCGGCGGCCGACGGTGGAGTCAAACCGCGTGTCCATCACGGGACTCCAG GACTGCGTGCAGCTCAACCAGTACAAGCTGAAGGATGAGATTGGGAAG GGCTCCTACGGGGTGGTGAAGCTGGCCTACAATGAGGACGATAACACCTACTAT GCAATGAAGGTTCTCTCCAAAAAGAAACTGATGAGACAGGCAGGCTTCCCCC gccgcccgccgccccgcggggccaAAGCTGCCTCCGAGGGCTGCCTGCAGCCCAAAGGGCCCATCGAACAGGTCTACCAGGAGATCGCCATCCTGAAAAAGCTGGACCACCCCAACGTGGTGAAGCTGGTGGAG GTCCTGGATGACCCCAGTGAGGACCACCTCTACATGG TGTTTGAACTGGTGAAGCAAGG CCCCGTGATGGAAATCCCAACCCTGAAACCTCTCAGTGAGGACCAGGCTCGGTTCTACTTCCAGGATCTGATCAAGGGCATCGAATACT TGCACTATCAAAAGATAATCCACCGGGATATTAAACCTTCCAACCTCCTCGTGGGGGAAGACGGGCACGTCAAGATTGCTGACTTCGGAGTGAGCAACGAGTTCAAGGGAGCTGATGCCCTTTTAACCAACACAGTGGGCACCCCTGCCTTTATGGCCCCAGAGACGCTCTCGGAAACCAGGAAAATCTTCTCTGGAAAG GCTCTGGATGTCTGGGCCATGGGGATCACACTGTACTGCTTTGTGTTTGGGCAG TGTCCTTTTATGGATGAAAGGATCCTGAGTTTACACAATAAAATCAAGACCCAGACACTGGAGTTCCCAGACCA GCCAGAAGTTACAGACTTCTTGAAGGATTTGATTACACGGATGTTGGATAAAAATCCTGAATCTAGGATTTCGGTTCCAGAAATCAAG TTGCACCCTTGGGTCACCAAGaatggagcagagctgctgcccacgGAGGATGAGAACTGCACCCTCGTCGAGGTGacggaggaggaggtggagaattCGGTCAAGCACATCCCCAGCCTGGCCACTGTG ATCTTGGTTAAAACGATGATCCGGAAGCGATCCTTTGGGAACCCGTTcgaggggagcaggagggaggagcGGTCACTGTCTGCCCCTGGGAACCTGCTGCC aaaacaaggcAGTGAAGATAATTTGAAATGCAACGACTTGCCCAATGTGGGAGAGGAGGAGCTTCTTTCGTGA